ACCATCGCCAAAAGGATTAATAGCCGTTGCCATCGCTTGGTAAGCATCTGTATTGGACAATAACTCGCTTGCTGCCGCCACAATCGCAGCCGCATCAGTACCCACAAGCTTGGCAGTGCCTGCGGTAACCGCCTCTGGACGTTCTGTGGTCTCTCGCAACACTAGCACAGGCTTCCCTAGGCTAGGTGCCTCCTCTTGCAATCCGCCAGAGTCAGTCAGTAACAGGTAGCAGCGCTGAATTGCTCCCACCAACTCTCTGTAGTCCAGCGGTTCCGTGAGAAATACACGGGGATGGTTTCCTAGCATGGCTTGCAGGGGTTCTCGCACCGTTGGGTTGCGATGTAAGGGCAACAGCAGAGCAGTGTCTGGAAAGCGGTCTAGGGTTTGCAAAAAGCCATCAGCAATGCCAGCCAATGGCGCGCCCCAGTTTTCTCGTCGATGCACCGTGGACAGCAAAACTCGATAGCGATCCCAATCTAACCCTGGAACCTCGCAGACGGGATTTTGGCTAGCAACAGCCAGCAATGCATCAATAACAGTGTTACCCGTTTTCTCCACAATGCCCACCACGCCCGATCGCTGCAAGTTCTCTACAGCCAATGCTGTTGGTGCAAAATGCAAGTGCGTCAGTTGCGAAATCAAACGCCGATTGGCTTCCTCTGGGTAGGGATTGTAGAGATCATCGGTACGCAGACCTGCTTCCACATGGCCGACGGGAATCTTTTGGTAAAAGGCGGCAAGGGTTGCTGCAAAGGCAGTAGTAGTGTCTCCCTGGGTCAATACCAGTTGGGGCTGGAGTTGTTGAAACAATGCCT
The Cyanobacteriota bacterium DNA segment above includes these coding regions:
- the wecB gene encoding UDP-N-acetylglucosamine 2-epimerase (non-hydrolyzing) encodes the protein MTTLPARLRICITLGTRPEAIKLAPVIQVFRRSPEFDTQVILTGQHREMVDQVMALFGLEADHDLDIMQPKQTLTDITCRSLQGLEALFQQLQPQLVLTQGDTTTAFAATLAAFYQKIPVGHVEAGLRTDDLYNPYPEEANRRLISQLTHLHFAPTALAVENLQRSGVVGIVEKTGNTVIDALLAVASQNPVCEVPGLDWDRYRVLLSTVHRRENWGAPLAGIADGFLQTLDRFPDTALLLPLHRNPTVREPLQAMLGNHPRVFLTEPLDYRELVGAIQRCYLLLTDSGGLQEEAPSLGKPVLVLRETTERPEAVTAGTAKLVGTDAAAIVAAASELLSNTDAYQAMATAINPFGDGHAADRILAVVKTYFHLS